The Urbifossiella limnaea nucleotide sequence TCGGCGTCTACGACTCGCCCGAGAGCCGGGCCGAGTACGCCCGCGTCGTCGCCGAACTGGCCGTCCACCCGACGCCCGCGGACCCCACGCCCCTCACGCCGGGCCGTCACCAGGTGAGCGTCAACGAGTTGCTCCTCGGGTTCTGGGCCTACGCCGACCGCCACTACCGCCGGGCGGACGGCACCCCGACGAACGAGCTCCCCCAGTTCCGCCAGACGTTCCGCCTCGTCCGCGAGTTGTACGGCCACACCCCGGCCCGGGAGTTCGGCCCGCTCGCGCTGAAGGCGGTCCGGCAGAAGATGATCGACACGGGGTGGAACCGGAAGCTCGTCAACCAGCGGGTCGGCCGCGTCCGCCGGGCGTTCCGGTGGGCCGTCGAGAACGAACTCGTCCCGGTCGCCGTCCACCAGGCGCTCAAGACCGTGTCCGGGCTCCAGGCGGGACGGACGGACGCGCGGGAGCCCGACCCCGTCCTCCCCGTGGACGACGAGGCCGTCCGGGCGACGCTGCCGTTCCTGGGGCAGGTGGTGCGGGGGATGGTCGAGGTGCAGTTGTTGACCGGGATGCGGCCGGGCGAGGTGTGCCAGCTCCGGCCGTGCGACATCGACACGGCCACGGACGTGTGGGTGTTCCGCCCCCGGCAGTTCAAGACCCGGCACCGGGGCAAGGCCCGCGCCGTGGCCATCGGGCCGCGGGCGCGGGCGGTCCTGGAGGCCCTGACGCCGGCCGAGCCGACGGCGCACTACTTCGACCCGCGGCGGACGGTCGCGGAGTTCCGCGCGGCGCGGTCGGCCGGCCGCAAGACCCCGCGGTACGCCTCGCACATGGCGCGGAACACAGCCGTGAGGGTGGCGACTCCGAAGCGAGAGCCGGCGGACCGGTACACGGTCAGCAGCTACGGGCACGCGGTCGCCCGCGCGGTCGAGCGGGCGAACCGGCGGCGGGAGCGGCTGGCCGGGGCGGGGAACTTCGATGCGGTGCCGCACTGGCACCCGAACCAGCTCCGGCACGCCCACGGGACCGCGGTCCGCCACCGCTTCGGGTTGGAGGCGGCCCAGGTCGCCCTCGGCCACGAGCGGGCGGACGTGACCCAGGTGTACGCCGAGCGGAACCTCACCCTGGCGACGCGGGTGGCGGCCGAGATCGGCTGACGAAGCGGGATGGTGCCCGCGTAGTTGTAGTTGACCGGACCAACCGTAACGACATCACCCACGGCTTCCGAGCCGCCTCGGAGGAAGCGCCACCGGTATCATCGTGGCCACATCAGAGCTCCACACCGGGGGGTGTCATGAAGGCCGGCGCGGTGACCGCCCTCCGGGTGACCCCGCCGGCCGCTTGGAGGTGGCGGGCGGGCGGCGACCGGGGGGGTCAGTTCGGGTCGCCGACGAGGATGAACGCGGCCCAGTACTGCGGGTGGGCGAACGGCCTCTCGCCCGGCCTCGCCCCCTCCGGCAACTCCCCGACCCGCCGCACCACCTGCTCGCCCCGGCCCGACCGCACCACCCCGGCCCGCAGCGCCGCCCCCTCCCGCAGCGCCTCGTCCGATGACAGCCCCCGCAGCCACTCCTTCGCCTCCCGCAACGCCGCCGCCTTCGGCATCGGGGCCGCCAGGCCGGGCCGCTTACCGAGCAGGTTCTGGTAGAACCGCTGCATGAGCAGGGCCGTCGCCGTGTCATCCACTTCCCACAGGGACAGGCACACGGCCCGCGACCCCTTCAGCAGGAACGCCTGGGCGAACCCGAGCAGCCCGTCTCCGCCGCCGGCCTGCCCGACCCCCGTCTCGCACGCCGACAGGGTCACCAGGTCGGCGTCCAGGTTCCAGTAGTCCAGCACCTCGCGGGCGGTGACGCGGTTGTCCCGCCACGGCCGGTCGGAGGGCGCGAACTCTTCACCCGGCTTGTCCTGCGACAGGATGAGGGCGGAGTCGAAGGCGATGACGTTGTCCCCCTTCCCGTGGGTGGCGAAGTGGAGGTAGCGGTAGCCCTTCAACTGATCCGCCGTCCGCAGGGCTTCCACCTCGGGTTCGCTCGCCTTGCTGTCGAGAAGCACCTTCGGCTGATCGAACAGGCCGGCGATGCGGGCCACCTCGTACCGGCTCCCTGGCAGGTCGGCGAGCGGATCCCCGCGGCCCGCCGACGCCAGCATGGCCTCGGTCTTGCGGCGGTCGGCGATGGCCGCCGGGGCCGGGTCGCGGGCCAGGGCCACGCCGAGCGGCCCGACCGGGACGCGGACCGTCCGCTCGGCCGGGCGGTCGTCGGCCCCGACCCGCCAGTACGTCAGCGCCGCGTCCTTCGCCCCGCCGGCCTTCTGGACGGCGGCCTGCAGGTCGTCCAGGGTCTTCGT carries:
- a CDS encoding tyrosine-type recombinase/integrase — its product is MARGKQTVPSYLLHKPTGQARVRINGRDVYLGVYDSPESRAEYARVVAELAVHPTPADPTPLTPGRHQVSVNELLLGFWAYADRHYRRADGTPTNELPQFRQTFRLVRELYGHTPAREFGPLALKAVRQKMIDTGWNRKLVNQRVGRVRRAFRWAVENELVPVAVHQALKTVSGLQAGRTDAREPDPVLPVDDEAVRATLPFLGQVVRGMVEVQLLTGMRPGEVCQLRPCDIDTATDVWVFRPRQFKTRHRGKARAVAIGPRARAVLEALTPAEPTAHYFDPRRTVAEFRAARSAGRKTPRYASHMARNTAVRVATPKREPADRYTVSSYGHAVARAVERANRRRERLAGAGNFDAVPHWHPNQLRHAHGTAVRHRFGLEAAQVALGHERADVTQVYAERNLTLATRVAAEIG